In Allomuricauda ruestringensis DSM 13258, the following proteins share a genomic window:
- a CDS encoding acyl-CoA thioesterase, translating to MFFKEFEIRWSDTDANRHLANSAYINFMSHTRMAYLNQLGFNQKSMAAHNIGPVVFYEHVYYFKEAFPGMPVKVSLEFVGMSENGMFFEFRHNFYDHNGKNFARCEMMGAWIDLKTRKLTGLPDKFLKAFESMEKTEDFKTLTKADTRRFVQVPKDLEVV from the coding sequence ATGTTTTTTAAAGAATTTGAGATCAGATGGAGCGATACGGACGCTAATCGGCACTTGGCGAATTCCGCTTATATTAATTTTATGAGCCATACCCGAATGGCTTATTTGAACCAATTGGGATTCAACCAAAAAAGTATGGCCGCCCATAATATTGGTCCTGTGGTCTTTTACGAGCACGTATACTATTTTAAAGAAGCATTTCCTGGCATGCCCGTAAAAGTTTCGTTGGAGTTTGTAGGGATGAGCGAGAACGGAATGTTTTTTGAGTTCAGGCATAATTTTTACGACCATAACGGCAAAAACTTTGCACGTTGCGAGATGATGGGCGCTTGGATAGATTTGAAAACAAGGAAGCTAACAGGATTGCCCGACAAATTTCTCAAAGCCTTTGAATCCATGGAAAAAACAGAGGATTTTAAAACATTGACCAAGGCGGATACACGAAGGTTTGTGCAGGTACCGAAGGATTTGGAGGTGGTTTAG
- a CDS encoding GLPGLI family protein, with product MKHVLILFAITIFIFKTNAQEAIIEYHSVYYDMPNVEKDEDFKRKLALEINDMKYALRYNVEKSFFEEMPRVPHVEFMGKVASIVAYSDRPWHQDAKQKNSFRNKKIKDSMYIVTHKDRMEGWKLHNETKDIDGYTCYKATKHHVQYYTEIEFTIEAWYTPEIPVPYGPVGFGGLPGLILQLERSHVIFVADQVTLNPKGGIKPIKAVKPGRVITSKEKNVLMRRARKVTED from the coding sequence ATGAAACACGTACTTATACTTTTTGCCATAACAATTTTTATTTTTAAAACCAATGCCCAGGAAGCAATTATCGAATATCATTCGGTTTATTATGATATGCCAAATGTTGAGAAAGACGAGGATTTTAAAAGAAAACTAGCTTTGGAGATAAATGACATGAAATATGCTTTACGTTATAATGTTGAAAAATCATTCTTTGAAGAAATGCCTCGTGTACCCCATGTTGAGTTTATGGGAAAAGTAGCCTCCATAGTAGCCTATTCAGATCGACCATGGCACCAAGATGCAAAACAAAAGAACTCTTTTAGAAACAAAAAAATAAAGGACTCCATGTATATTGTCACCCACAAAGATAGAATGGAGGGATGGAAATTGCACAACGAGACCAAGGACATCGATGGCTATACCTGCTACAAGGCCACCAAACACCATGTCCAATATTATACTGAAATCGAATTCACCATTGAGGCATGGTATACTCCAGAAATACCTGTTCCATATGGACCCGTTGGTTTTGGAGGATTGCCCGGACTTATTCTACAACTGGAACGCAGTCATGTCATATTTGTTGCCGATCAGGTAACACTGAACCCTAAAGGCGGTATCAAACCGATAAAGGCAGTCAAACCGGGCAGGGTAATAACCAGCAAGGAAAAAAATGTTTTAATGAGAAGGGCAAGAAAAGTAACTGAAGATTGA
- a CDS encoding carboxypeptidase-like regulatory domain-containing protein, protein MKLYSKNLTHFVIQFSVLLVAVGCFAQEKPSFSGSIKDIAGNGLEGANIVLYPTNKNIPPPFAVSGKDGAFNVTVVRDEPYTLNITFIGFEPIKEDIVFSEMATTKEYVLKEALNELEEVVINYTPPIKIKKDTTTYQVDAFVNGKERKLGAVLKKLPGISVNRDGEVFFKDKKVEAVLVENKTFFTGQPKMATKNIPADVVSEVQMIEDYNETPFLKEFENSDNLVMNIKLKEGKKNFLFGDIESSLGYKDRYRFHPSVFKYSPTTVHNFIGDINNTPTRSFTLSDYISMEGEKDIKGIINAYNSPIGKFLQNTDYYKNNHYFGGYNFQYNPNKAHEFRVFALGMLDRSSNQDVYSYTYQPSQATEHRTNNLTNNNNVFYGKVKYKYTPDLYTVVKLDFALDRTNLERDGLNISDNNEDQRDYTSFKNHLGERFSMNAMMDKWFSGSNVSTAKLSFFGNKESYTNSWNSPFNIFSPSIPLSESDTYQVNDQGERKYSNLDLDLKHHYRPFRTNMISFGFNAKIQRSSLENYAIQDIDQMQSLFLDGFVNDFSSLLNELNTSVTHKWYISRPFIVDFGVVFQNVFWKDRQTLMENTYSDNNILPAAKIEWNFDEKKSLELNYNMSVTNPQPDSRLAGRTISDFNRISEGNPLLTQPTTERALLSFSISKTYGLSLYTKLGYRKHSKSIVQNIISDGIDGEVSPYQLDNDLDSYNVSIRGKYNRKYWRVSLENTYFYRNSISIFNGQQRFNNSVNVNNDLRFSTTFEEVPNVELDINNSFYKYSNPFFVNRTITTDINLSGMYDYKDWKFEVSFFQNFYSNRSQSNSSYFNLIGAKVFYHKEDSPFEIGLEVYNLGNNVNQTSNQYNSMYFMEHHRRVFPRILMVNLNYKL, encoded by the coding sequence TTGAAACTGTATTCCAAAAACCTAACCCATTTTGTTATACAATTTTCAGTACTGTTGGTTGCTGTTGGTTGTTTTGCCCAAGAAAAACCCTCTTTTTCAGGAAGTATTAAGGATATAGCAGGCAATGGACTGGAAGGGGCCAATATCGTGCTCTATCCAACCAATAAGAACATTCCTCCCCCTTTTGCCGTCTCAGGCAAGGATGGTGCATTCAATGTAACTGTTGTTAGGGACGAACCCTATACCCTAAACATAACCTTTATAGGGTTTGAACCAATAAAGGAAGACATTGTTTTTTCGGAGATGGCCACCACAAAAGAATATGTACTCAAGGAAGCCCTGAACGAACTGGAAGAGGTAGTAATCAATTATACCCCGCCGATAAAAATCAAAAAAGATACGACCACCTATCAAGTAGACGCCTTTGTCAATGGCAAGGAAAGGAAACTCGGAGCCGTTCTGAAAAAACTTCCGGGAATCTCCGTGAACCGGGATGGCGAAGTCTTTTTCAAGGACAAGAAAGTAGAGGCTGTTTTGGTAGAGAACAAGACATTTTTTACCGGGCAGCCCAAAATGGCCACAAAAAACATTCCGGCGGATGTGGTCAGTGAAGTCCAAATGATAGAGGATTACAATGAAACCCCTTTTTTAAAGGAATTTGAAAACTCGGACAACCTTGTCATGAACATAAAGCTAAAAGAGGGGAAGAAAAACTTTCTTTTTGGTGACATAGAATCTAGTTTGGGATATAAGGACAGGTACCGGTTTCATCCCAGTGTCTTCAAATATTCCCCTACTACGGTACACAATTTTATTGGTGATATAAACAATACACCGACCAGGTCGTTTACCTTGTCCGATTATATTTCCATGGAGGGGGAGAAAGATATAAAAGGTATTATCAATGCCTATAATTCACCAATAGGTAAATTTTTACAGAACACGGATTACTATAAAAACAACCATTATTTTGGGGGATACAATTTTCAGTATAACCCGAACAAAGCCCATGAATTTAGGGTCTTTGCCCTAGGTATGTTGGATAGATCATCAAATCAGGATGTGTATAGCTATACGTACCAACCCTCTCAGGCTACAGAGCATAGAACGAACAATCTGACGAACAACAATAACGTTTTTTACGGAAAAGTGAAGTACAAATACACCCCGGACCTGTATACTGTTGTGAAACTGGACTTTGCCCTTGACAGGACCAACCTGGAGCGTGACGGCTTGAACATTTCAGACAACAATGAGGACCAACGGGACTATACCTCATTTAAAAACCATCTTGGAGAGCGATTTTCAATGAATGCCATGATGGACAAATGGTTTTCGGGAAGCAACGTATCTACAGCTAAGTTAAGTTTTTTCGGAAATAAAGAATCCTATACCAACTCCTGGAACAGTCCCTTTAATATTTTTTCACCATCCATACCGTTGTCCGAATCGGACACTTATCAAGTAAACGATCAAGGAGAAAGAAAATACTCGAATCTTGATCTGGACTTGAAGCATCATTACCGACCGTTCAGGACAAATATGATCAGTTTTGGGTTTAATGCCAAAATACAAAGGAGCAGTTTAGAGAATTACGCCATTCAAGATATTGACCAAATGCAATCGTTGTTCCTTGATGGATTTGTAAATGATTTCAGCAGTCTTTTGAATGAATTGAACACCTCAGTGACCCATAAATGGTATATAAGCAGACCGTTTATCGTTGATTTTGGAGTGGTGTTCCAGAATGTGTTTTGGAAAGACCGACAAACTCTTATGGAGAATACATATTCTGATAACAATATACTTCCAGCAGCCAAAATTGAATGGAACTTTGATGAGAAAAAAAGTCTGGAACTCAACTACAATATGTCCGTAACCAATCCTCAACCCGATTCCAGGCTTGCTGGACGTACCATTTCAGATTTCAATCGGATATCGGAAGGAAACCCTCTTTTGACACAGCCCACCACAGAAAGAGCTTTGTTATCATTTTCCATATCAAAAACTTATGGCCTTAGTCTTTACACAAAGCTGGGATATAGAAAACATAGCAAATCTATAGTTCAGAACATTATATCCGATGGTATCGACGGGGAGGTATCACCCTATCAACTGGACAATGATCTGGACTCTTATAATGTATCCATACGGGGTAAGTACAATCGAAAATATTGGCGGGTTTCTTTGGAAAACACATATTTTTATAGGAACAGTATTTCCATTTTCAACGGGCAGCAACGGTTCAACAATTCAGTAAATGTGAATAATGATCTTAGGTTCAGCACAACTTTTGAGGAAGTGCCAAATGTGGAGCTCGATATCAACAATTCCTTCTACAAATATTCCAATCCTTTTTTTGTGAACAGGACCATTACCACGGATATTAATCTTTCGGGAATGTATGATTATAAGGATTGGAAATTCGAGGTATCCTTTTTCCAAAATTTTTATAGCAACAGGAGCCAGTCAAACAGTTCATATTTTAATCTAATCGGGGCCAAAGTATTTTACCACAAGGAAGATTCCCCGTTTGAAATTGGGCTTGAAGTCTATAATCTGGGCAACAATGTCAACCAAACCTCAAACCAATATAATTCGATGTATTTTATGGAGCACCACAGACGTGTTTTCCCAAGAATTCTTATGGTCAATTTAAATTATAAATTATAA